AGAAGTGTATGTAACCTTCCCTCTGGACGGCGAGAGAACTTGCCACTGATTTAGATAAACGACTTTTCACGGTTAAAAATGGAGGCTGTGTGGGCGGTTTTTGACTGACTTTGCTGGGAAGAGAGAGCGGGTGGTGGCTTATTTACTTTTGCATTCTATGCGCATGTTTTGGTTCCATATTAATGGACGTGAATATCTGGGAGTGCTCACACCTTCCCGGGGAGGAGCTCCCACCTGTGTGGGCGGAGTAGCCGGTGCCTTTCCCACGGAAAGGGCGCAGGTGGAGCACCCACTCCATCGATTTCCGTGTGGCCAGCCCCCCAGTTGGATGACTCACTGCACCTTCGCGGCGTCCCGGCCAGGTGCTTCACAGTGGTCGCCGAGTGATGACCCTGGCTGCATTTTACCCTATCGCATTGATTAAGCTGATAACTAACCTTGGCGAGCTTTATTTCGTCCATTGTTTACGTTTTGATTGGGTTTTCCTGTTGCCTCGGCTGAAAACGAGTAACAAAGTCACTTTGCACTGATTCGACAACCGGTTCACAAGATCAGGCAAGGGATACCCGTTAGTTTGGTAGAAATGCACTCgtgtttgctgttttattgcattttttttgtaattattccggaataataataaattcttCTAAGCGATTGTACGAACTAGGGGTGTGCTGCAGTCGATAGGTGTGCTGCCCCCGAAGCTATCGACTTTCGACGGGTATCAGTGGCCACACTTTGCGCCCATCTGGCAGCACTTGGCAGATTCAAATGTTGTGcgcaaaaatgcatttaatgtaCGTTAAAGTTCAAACACATACAAGTAACAAACGCGATGGCTATCAAAAATTGACTAACATTGACGGTAGGCGGTTGGTTCTAGCCATTCAAGTGCACTTCAGGCGTGGGCGGAGAGGGTCTAAATGCGGTGAGTGGTCGTCGTGTTCATTTACGTAGTCCTACGTATTTGGTCCAGACGCCCTTGCTATCGAAATAGGGCTTGTTTCGGGAGCAGACGATGGCCTCCCTGAAGACATCGGCATAGGAAGAGGGCATGGTCGTGTGCTTATAGAGATTGAAGAGGAATTCGTATATCTGCAAGGATTCTCATTGGTATTTTGTAGGGAATAACAACGGGAGTGTTTCAAACCTTAGCCTCCTGATCCTTCCAAAAGATGTGATCGCACAGGTACTGCAAGCTCTCCGGGAAGAGCGACAGGCGCTGCTTATCGTCCGTGGCTACCACATCCACGCTGCCCAACAGCACGGCACAGCCCGAGAGCACGTCCACGGCTAGGATGAAGATGTCCAGCAGGTACAGCGCCCTGTTCACCTTCTCCTTGTTGGAGCCCTCGGCCAAGAGCATTTGGATCTCCAGGAACATCTCCGCTATCCAGTTGCTGGAGTGCTCATCGCTGGCAAAAGCGTACAGAGTGGCTACCAGGTGGCGGTAGAAGAAGGGCCGCTCCTCCGCTCGCTTCTCATAGGCATCAATTATGGGGGTGAGCCACTTGAGAGGATTTGGAAGCTTCTCGTTGTACAAAACCAAATAGCATCGAATGATGGTCGCCTTCTTCAGCTTGCCCACCGGCGTCTCCCACCAATTGGCGGGCGTCGTTAGACCATCAATGGCATTCGGATGCAGTGTGGCCACCACTTCGGTATAGCGTTCGAAGAGCCTTGAGTCCAGATTCATCGAGTCCATGTACCGCTCAACAATCAACGTGAAAACGTCCAGCACCTCGGGTATGTCGCATTTGCCGGTGAAGATGTACTTGACGCTTTCCAAGAACTTTTCGAACAAGCATCCTGGGAAGACGTTAAAAGCTTCAGTAAATGTTTCATTCAAATCAAAGCGAACATACCTTCAACAAAGTCATTTATCTGCGATTCCTTAAAGCAGTAGACAGCCACCTTCTCTGCAAAGTTCTTCAGAATCTGGAGGCTCACGCTGTTCGCAATCTCTGGCAGCAATGAAAAGAGGAGCAACAGATCCTCCTCAAAGCAATTGGGCTCGAAGTCGATCAGGAAGTTTTCCAGGAGACGCTTGGCGGTTCCCGAGTTAACGGCCTGATTCTTGGCAATTATGATGCAATATTTTCGCGCATCGAAGGACAAGTGGAAGAAGCTGGTGAGGCAACTCCAGTCCAGCGGCGGAATGGGCTTGGGAAACTTTTTCGACAGCGACCGCAGGGCGAAAGTGACGGCATACGGTTCTGGGACGTAATCTCCAAAGCGCGCTTGGCTCACCAGATAGTTGGTCACAGCCCGGAGTGGACTGGTGGCAAACAAGCCCACCAGCTTCCGTGGCTCCGGCTTACCCTCGGGCAGGCGGTAGACTCCGCTGCGAAACGCGCCAATCTCATTGCCAATGTGATGGGATATCAAGTCCGCCGCGGCATCTCCGCACTCCGGACGTAtcttttgcagcagctgcacccACACCTCGCCGGGCACCGTCTCCTGCTGCAGATCCACAACTTCTCGACCGCCGGGACCTCCAGCTCCCACTCCGCCTCCAACGATTTCAAAGCGAAATTGTGCTGGAATGTGGCGTAGGTTCAAGGTAACTCCCGGTTCGTAGTTTTTGAGTGCAACGAGGGCATTCCGCACCTGGGCAGCATCCGTGCCCGGCCGGCTAATGGCTTGCCACAGCTGCTCCAGCGCATCATCCGCCAGCTTCTCGTACTCCAGGGTGGGGGTCTGCAGCAGTGGCACGAGACCGAAGAGCCTGTACAGCGATTTCAGCGTCTGCGGCCGCAGCTCGTTTCGGAATTTACTGCCCAGTGCCTGCCAGGTGGAAGCAATGTTCACGGTGTGACTGTCACACAACGCGTATATGGCATCCAAGGCCAAGGACGTGGCCAGATCACCCGCCTCATCGGAGGAATGGTTGAGGGTGTTGCTGAGATGCGGCAGCAGCTCCGAGCCATGTAAAGTGGGCCTGGAAATGAGTGTTAGTCGATCAGCAAAGCCTTAGGATTGGGGTAATTTCAAAGCTACTTCTCTTGGCAGATCTCCCGCATGGCATGGGTGCGGGCTATCTGCAGCTCCCAGCGCTTGTCATTGTCCGGCAGTGGTTGGGCAATCTGCTTCAGCAGGAAGGGATAAGTACGCGTCTCCACCCGCCACAGGCGCACATATAGATCCACGCAGAATGTGCCGTTCTCGGTGGAGAGATTTCGTATGGTGTTGAGTATCATGGGTACATTGTCCttaatacaatatatttaattaaattataaggAGTATATGTGGCACCTCTTACCTTGCAGACGGCAAAGCTGGCCAATCCTCtgagcagctccagctgcaacTCGGGATTGCTTTCGTGGGCGAGCTTGAAGATGTATGTCATAAGGAAATCATAGGCGATGTCTTCGTTGACCTTAATGATCTGCAATATGACCTCGTAGATCTTGAACCAGCAATCCACAGGCGGCTTCTTCGATAGGAAAAGCGCGCGCAGAAAGAGGTGCAGGCGCTGGCAGAATACCGAATTGGCCTTGACATTCAGGGCGTCCACAAAGGCGAATACATCCTGGTTGTCGGAGGCGTCGAAGGACTCCACCAATGTGGCCAAGTCGAAGGCGATCGCAATGTCCGGGTGATAGTTGCGCATATGGGCGGGCTTCAGTTGCTTGGTGGAGATCAACTCTGCCTCCTGGTCAGATCTCTCGGTGTCCAGCACCCTTTCGACTATCTGATGGGCCAAAGCCAAGCCCTCTGCGGGTATGAATGCAGTCTGAGACATCCACTGAATAATTCCGTCCAGACACATGTTCAGAATGTATTCATGGCCACAGCGCTCCTGCACCACCACGAACACGATGATGCGCAGCAGATCCGCCAGGTAGAAAGGCGACAGAACGTGCAAAACCTCGGCAAGAAGAACCAGCAGCACATGGTAGTGGTCCTTCGTGTGCTCCCGCGTGGCATGGAGCACTCGAAGCAGGCACTGCAGACTGGGTCGCGGATCGATTCCGTAATTGGCAAGCTGCTTGATGAGACAGGCTTGATAGATTCCCAAATCGATGGACTGCGCGTGGTCCTCTCGCTGCAGAAAGTGGTCGATGGCCTCGATGACCAGAATGCTGGTGCACAGGCAAGTGTTCGCGTTGTTGAACTTGCTCCACGCCAGCAGCTCCTGCATCAGAGCTCGCGCCTCCGGCTGCTTTCCACTAAGGTTGAGCACACAAGTCCAAATGGGCTTTACGTCGTGCAGCGTTTGGGGATTGCAGAGCACGTAGAGAAACACGGGTCTCAGGTATTCTATGCTGTAGTCCCGAATGCTGAAAATGTAGTTGAGATATTTAATTCACGCTTTGCTAATCCCGCAGCTAGGTTAAACTCACCCTTTGTCGTGGTGCTGGCAAATGCCAATGATCTTGTTGGCCACATCGTGCATGTTGGCACTGGAGTGCTGAAGCAGCGAGATCAGCGGATGGAGCTGCGTCTTCAGGCCATAAGAGCACTGATAGGACTCCTGGTCCTTGAGGGACGAGGTCCTGCGCTTCAGGCCTAAAAGCTGCAGACCCAAGATGCTCTCCGTGATGATGGCGAAGCGCATTGGACTGGAAGCAAAGGGATCAGGAAGTTCTGGTGTAAGGTAGCCACTTCAAATAGGATTAAGATTACAGGTTAAGATACTTAAACTAGAAGTGACACTTTTAGGCGTTTACAATGCCTGCAACCATTAAGATGGAACGACTGTGTCAGCCGATTAGCAGTCACTTCCGGAGTAGCAGCTGCAAATCAGCAGTCAAGGACGGAGGTGGAGCAAGTCGCTTTGCGTTTGACGAGGTAATTACAATTCACGCTGTGGCCACAAGTCGCCTGGGCTTGGCCTCTAATTGCAGGCCAATTAATATGCAATCCTTTTTGCCTGCACTTGCAGCTCGACCGGACCGGACTGGCTTATCAAGGTTAATTCCGGTATTACATGACCGCCTGTTCGTCCTTCGTCGCACCGCAAACATTTCAAGTTCAATGCCAGACTTTTCACTGGCTTTGCATacatcaaatatttgccagtcAAGGCTGCAGGATATGATATGTGGGTGTAGCGCTGCGTGGCGGGAAATGGCTAATGCTAATAGTTTTTACG
This sequence is a window from Drosophila teissieri strain GT53w chromosome 2R, Prin_Dtei_1.1, whole genome shotgun sequence. Protein-coding genes within it:
- the LOC122615131 gene encoding focadhesin encodes the protein MEDFASIKPHSSVVKLASCLEKIYAKVVESREKQVPEHQIKEIEFLKAQCKHDHMQLSLMSCQTLVRLVDEGVLEANGVQNSLLSMLASASPMRFAIITESILGLQLLGLKRRTSSLKDQESYQCSYGLKTQLHPLISLLQHSSANMHDVANKIIGICQHHDKGIRDYSIEYLRPVFLYVLCNPQTLHDVKPIWTCVLNLSGKQPEARALMQELLAWSKFNNANTCLCTSILVIEAIDHFLQREDHAQSIDLGIYQACLIKQLANYGIDPRPSLQCLLRVLHATREHTKDHYHVLLVLLAEVLHVLSPFYLADLLRIIVFVVVQERCGHEYILNMCLDGIIQWMSQTAFIPAEGLALAHQIVERVLDTERSDQEAELISTKQLKPAHMRNYHPDIAIAFDLATLVESFDASDNQDVFAFVDALNVKANSVFCQRLHLFLRALFLSKKPPVDCWFKIYEVILQIIKVNEDIAYDFLMTYIFKLAHESNPELQLELLRGLASFAVCKDNVPMILNTIRNLSTENGTFCVDLYVRLWRVETRTYPFLLKQIAQPLPDNDKRWELQIARTHAMREICQEKPTLHGSELLPHLSNTLNHSSDEAGDLATSLALDAIYALCDSHTVNIASTWQALGSKFRNELRPQTLKSLYRLFGLVPLLQTPTLEYEKLADDALEQLWQAISRPGTDAAQVRNALVALKNYEPGVTLNLRHIPAQFRFEIVGGGVGAGGPGGREVVDLQQETVPGEVWVQLLQKIRPECGDAAADLISHHIGNEIGAFRSGVYRLPEGKPEPRKLVGLFATSPLRAVTNYLVSQARFGDYVPEPYAVTFALRSLSKKFPKPIPPLDWSCLTSFFHLSFDARKYCIIIAKNQAVNSGTAKRLLENFLIDFEPNCFEEDLLLLFSLLPEIANSVSLQILKNFAEKVAVYCFKESQINDFVEGCLFEKFLESVKYIFTGKCDIPEVLDVFTLIVERYMDSMNLDSRLFERYTEVVATLHPNAIDGLTTPANWWETPVGKLKKATIIRCYLVLYNEKLPNPLKWLTPIIDAYEKRAEERPFFYRHLVATLYAFASDEHSSNWIAEMFLEIQMLLAEGSNKEKVNRALYLLDIFILAVDVLSGCAVLLGSVDVVATDDKQRLSLFPESLQYLCDHIFWKDQEAKIYEFLFNLYKHTTMPSSYADVFREAIVCSRNKPYFDSKGVWTKYVGLRK